The following coding sequences are from one Diospyros lotus cultivar Yz01 chromosome 7, ASM1463336v1, whole genome shotgun sequence window:
- the LOC127805551 gene encoding uncharacterized protein LOC127805551, which produces MRRSKRLDLVEFDPEIEQTFHQRRREQRAKREQQQSTMDDNENHLVQVERTVEINERDILMGDFMMPPVVENRSSIVYPPYGHDNFQLRPDVINLFSNNIPFYGRIDENPHYHLSRFLEYCGNFKYQGINEEAMRMRLFPHTLKDKAREWLDSLSPGSITTWADLVHKFTLKYFPPAKISKLKHEISTFQQAEIENFHEAWERYKELLRKCPNHGFSLPAQNHYFYAGLTPYSRSTVDSTAGGSIRNKSAGELHDLFETMSEQFVMWPDRSSNRRAAGVHEVDMNTLMLAKIDALSKQMENLKYSPSVNMVQGSLPVCVTCGANHLSSECPLTVRDHSLTEQAAYAQNFPRQQNFQRPQNNPYSSTYNPGWRNHPNFSYGNNQGVQNPPKQGRPHEEKGGWEEAISKLQERSERTDAAIKNIETQIGQLAKILTERQQGTWPSNTEVNPKEQANAITTRSGVQLPEIHVKRPSVEKKNDAEKKIATENKEPEDIAEQEKVVSSPIKPYVPPIPFPQRLRKHKLDKQFEKFLEVFKRLHINIPFAEALSQMPSYAKFMKEILSNKRKLEEHETVMLTEESLI; this is translated from the exons ATGCGGCGTTCAAAACGTCTAGATCTTGTTGAGTTTGATCCGGAGATTGAACAAACCTTTCATCAAAGACGTCGTGAACAAAGAGCAAAAAGGGAACAACAACAAAGCACAATGGACGACAACGAAAATCATCTTGTTCAAGTGGAGCGTACTGTTGAGATCAATGAGAGAGATATCTTGATGGGAGATTTCATGATGCCTCCAGTTGTTGAGAACCGGTCGAGCATAGTTTATCCTCCATATGGGCACGATAACTTTCAGTTGAGACCGGATGTGATAaatttgttctccaacaacattCCATTTTATGGGAGAATTGATGAAAATCCACACTACCATCTCTCTCGGTTTCTAGAGTATTGTGGCAACTTCAAATATCAAGGGATCAACGAAGAAGCAATGAGGATGCGACTTTTTCCTCATACTTTGAAAGACAAAGCTCGGGAGTGGTTGGATTCGCTATCACCTGGTAGCATCACTACATGGGCTGATTTGGTTCACAAGTTCACACTTAAATATTTTCCACCAGCCAAGATCAGCAAATTAAAGCATGAAATTTCGACTTTCCAGCAAGCTGAAATTGAGAACTTTCATGAAGCATGGGAACGGTACAAAGAATTGCTAAGGAAGTGTCCAAATCATGGGTTTTCTTTACCAGCTCAAAATCACTATTTCTATGCCGGGTTAACTCCTTACAGCCGTTCGACGGTTGATTCTACAGCAGGTGGTTCCATTAGAAACAAATCGGCTGGAGAGTTACATGATCTTTTTGAAACAATGAGTGAACAATTTGTAATGTGGCCGGATAGAAGTTCAAATAGGAGAGCAGCTGGAGTACACGAAGTGGATATGAATACATTGATGTTGGCCAAGATTGATGCTCTTTCAAAACAGATGGAAAACTTAAAATACTCTCCATCAGTTAACATGGTGCAAGGATCTCTTCCAGTTTGTGTAACTTGTGGGGCAAACCATCTGTCATCCGAATGCCCATTGACCGTTAGGGATCATTCACTCACAGAGCAGGCTGCTTATGCGCAAAATTTCCCACGTCAACAAAATTTTCAGCGTCCACAAAATAATCCATATTCTTCAACATACAATCCCGGCTGGAGAAACCatcctaatttttcatatggCAACAATCAGGGAgttcaaaacccaccaaaacaAGGAAGACCACATGAGGAAAAAGGAGGATGGGAAGAAGCAATTTCAAAACTTCAAGAACGAAGTGAGCGGACCGATGCAgccataaaaaatatagagactCAAATTGGGCAGTTAGCTAAAATTCTTACTGAGAGGCAACAAGGCACATGGCCAAGCAATACTGAAGTTAATCCTAAGGAGCAAGCAAACGCAATCACTACAAGGAGTGGAGTGCAACTCCCGGAAATCCATGTTAAAAGACCAAgtgtggaaaagaaaaatgatgccGAAAAGAAGATAGCAACTGAGAATAAGGAGCCCGAAGATATAGCTGAACAAGAAAAAGTGGTTTCATCACCAATCAAGCCTTATGTTCCACCAATTCCATTTCCTCAAAGATTGCGCAAGCACAAGTTGGATAaacaatttgagaaatttttggagGTGTTCAAGAGGCTACATATCAATATCCCATTTGCTGAAGCTCTGTCTCAAATGCCCAGCTATGCAAAATTTATGAAGGAGATTCTATCAAACAAGAGGAAGCTTGAGGAGCATGAAACCGTGATGCTAACAGAGGAGT CATTAATTTGA